CGTTGATTTGAAAAGGTTCTTCTTCGCTATATCTTACCCCGATTCCGCCGGTTTCACTGGCTCCATACAATTCAACCACCCGCTCGGCTCCGGCCTGTTTTAACCTATCAAACAATCCTTTTGGGCAAGGGCCTGTAGAGGTTACCGCCGTAACCCCCGAAGGGAATTTGTTTTCCGCCTTCAAAAAATATTCCCAAAACAGGGGAAACCCCGCCACTACATCTCCGCCACGTAGCAATGAGAACCATGGTTGCAGAGGAATAGGAGCAAGCGGCTGGCAAGGGATCTTAAACAAAGAAGAGAAAAACACCGCAAACGATAACCCATACAAATGTTGACGAGGAGTAAGCGTAATAAAACGATTGGCTTGTTGAAAGTGTTTTCCAACACTGAAACCTTCAATCTCCATCATTTTCTCTGTATGCAAACATTGTTTGGGTGCGCCCGTACTGCCGGAGGTGGCCAATTGCACAAATCTATTCTGCTCATAGGCATGATAGGCTTGCTCTGTAAGGTCTGATAAATGGACAAACTCTGCCGGTTCAAAACCAAAGAAAAGCCCCACTTGCTGTATGGCAGCACGTTGTACAGATTGTGGTATTTTTGGCAAATCTAACTCTTGCGGAGCATCAAAAAAAGCGAAAGTATCTAGCCGTTGTTTGACAAGTTCGGTACGAAAAATATCACTAATAATACAGCCAATTTGCTTACGCGAGAACATAAGGTTTTCCCTCTATATGCAGAATAGTTCCGGCAAATTGTTCCCGCATGGAAAAGGACACATTTTCTTTAAGATATTTGTCCAGTAACAGCAAACTGTGTGCACACGAACATATGGGCAATTGCGGCTGGCTGTGCGTGGTTACATCGTCGGTACGTGAAAGTTGCACTTTATCTAGTACAAATTGTGTGGTTTGAGTAGGTGCCGCGCTCACTACTAATGCCCCGGCCACCCGCGTGGCGGTAGCTTGCGGCTGATAAATCAAAGGATCAAATACCTTACTGTCCTTCTGAATTTGCTGTGTTAACAAAGGGTTAACGTCTTCCGTCAAAACAACTAGTACCTGCGAACACATTTTGTGGGTTAAAAATTGTTGTGCGGTAAGTAAAGCTCCTGCAAAAGAAGAATCCAACTGCCCTGTAATGACGCAGGGCCCCTTGATATGCAGAAACATAGAAAGCAGTAAGGCCACGGAATTATGCACGGAACTGGCAAAAGCTGTCGGAGAGGATAATTCGTCGCCGTCTTCTATAATGCTATCCATAAATTTCAAGGTACTTCCCAATGCGCCGGCTCCTATAGCCATACTAATACCCATATTGGCTTGATCGGTTTTTTCTAATTTAGCGTGCGCTAAAGCCCGACAAGCACACAATAAAGCATTTTTGGAAATCTGTTCCGCACGACGCAAAGAACGCACCTCTACAAAAGGTGCCAACTCTTCCGGTTGGGCATCTGCCGTTAAACACGAAAATCCGTTAACATAGAGTTTAGAAAGCATCGCTCGCCCCCAGTACAATAGCGGCATTGCACCCGCCAAATGCCAGTGAATCCGACACCGCAAAACGTTTCTGAATAGATGTGTGTTGAGTGGTAGGTATGAGTTGTAATTTTTCATCCGGCGTGGTAAACCCAACCGTAGCCGGGAGTAAACGTTTATGTAACGCTTGAAGTGACAAAACCGCCTCTATTGCACCGGCAGCTCCCAGTGTGTGGCCGGTTGCTCCCTTTGAACCCCAAACCGGAACCTGAGGCAATATCGCATTAAAAGCGATAGATTCAGCACTGTCGTTGGCTTGGCTGGCTGTTCCATGTGCATTGATAAAGGCAATATCTTGTAGTTGCACTCCCGATTCTTTTAATGCAAAAGACAAAGCCTTTTGAAGGCCAATCCCTTGCGGATCAGGCGCCGTAGGATGAAAGCCATCACAAGCATTACCATAGCCAAGCACATATCCTTGGCAGGGTAATTTTAACTGCTGGGCTGTTTTCTGACTAGTTAACAGCAAGGCAGCCGCTCCTTCCCCGATATTAATACCTTGACGGGTTTTACAAAACGGGCGGCACCGTTCGGGCGTAGATACGAGCAAACGAATAAATCCA
This is a stretch of genomic DNA from Elusimicrobiaceae bacterium. It encodes these proteins:
- a CDS encoding AMP-binding protein, which produces MFSRKQIGCIISDIFRTELVKQRLDTFAFFDAPQELDLPKIPQSVQRAAIQQVGLFFGFEPAEFVHLSDLTEQAYHAYEQNRFVQLATSGSTGAPKQCLHTEKMMEIEGFSVGKHFQQANRFITLTPRQHLYGLSFAVFFSSLFKIPCQPLAPIPLQPWFSLLRGGDVVAGFPLFWEYFLKAENKFPSGVTAVTSTGPCPKGLFDRLKQAGAERVVELYGASETGGIGVRYSEEEPFQIN
- a CDS encoding beta-ketoacyl synthase chain length factor; translated protein: MLSKLYVNGFSCLTADAQPEELAPFVEVRSLRRAEQISKNALLCACRALAHAKLEKTDQANMGISMAIGAGALGSTLKFMDSIIEDGDELSSPTAFASSVHNSVALLLSMFLHIKGPCVITGQLDSSFAGALLTAQQFLTHKMCSQVLVVLTEDVNPLLTQQIQKDSKVFDPLIYQPQATATRVAGALVVSAAPTQTTQFVLDKVQLSRTDDVTTHSQPQLPICSCAHSLLLLDKYLKENVSFSMREQFAGTILHIEGKPYVLA
- a CDS encoding beta-ketoacyl-[acyl-carrier-protein] synthase family protein; this translates as MTFSNQVPVAGMGCLCACGNTVTNAFNGVLNADAYFVLPTGRVSSTYTHKYPVFLVPPHEYKDKPADMTHSQFFFIEAAKQAFAQAGISPQQLDPKRVGVIIGASVHPSFHCFPIYRHWKEGQLSTQDIAGLRTYLDTPLAQWVSSYFHFEGPFQTVVTACASGTDAIGLAKNWIETDLCDVVLCGGTDEITESPYDGFIRLLVSTPERCRPFCKTRQGINIGEGAAALLLTSQKTAQQLKLPCQGYVLGYGNACDGFHPTAPDPQGIGLQKALSFALKESGVQLQDIAFINAHGTASQANDSAESIAFNAILPQVPVWGSKGATGHTLGAAGAIEAVLSLQALHKRLLPATVGFTTPDEKLQLIPTTQHTSIQKRFAVSDSLAFGGCNAAIVLGASDAF